CGGGCTTTTCAACCGGCCATGCCGGTCCCTGACGGAAAGCGTCTTTGGCAAGCAGCTCGCTGTGACTGTACGTACTTGAGAAGAGCAGCATGCTGCCGTCTGAACTCCATACCGGATTCGCGGCTCCTTGTTCAGCTTGGGTGTACGGGACCGCTTCACCGCCCCGCAGGCTCATCACATAAATCTGAGACGTCCCGTCTATGGTGCGCGTGAAGGCAATTCGTTCATTATCCGGGTGCCATGCGGGCTGCGAAGCGCCGGCGGGATGCCGCGTAAGCTGAACGGGCTGATGGCCTTCTTCATCAATGCGGACCATCCAAATCTGATTGACATATCCGTAGCTGTCATCCTGCGGCACAACTGAGCGCACAACGTACAGAGCATGCGTACCGTCGGGAGATACGCTGACCTGAGTGAGCTGTTGAATGCGGGTGAGGTCGGTCGTCCGTACCCGCTGATCGCTGTCAGCAGCTGCAATGCCCGTAACCGGCAGGCTGAGCACGGCAGACAGTAATACTACAAGCATGCAGCGCAAAAACAGATTTGTGGCGTAAAGTTTCATGTGAGGCCTTTTTGATGAAGGTTCTGAGTCCATGACCTAAGAATACTTTACTTCATGGTTTTTTGCACGATAAAAAAAGTCAAATCTGCGACGGCGCTGTCATCCCTGAAATACAAGGCTTTATACCATGCGTACCTAAGCTGAACTAAGCAATACAAGTGCAGAGCATATATCCCCATAAAAGCTTCGCCCGAAACGGACTGATTCCGGGCGAAGAAATAAACTGTCTCAAAAAATGTCTAAGAAACCCTTGCGCTACTCCGCTGATTTTTTCAGGTCAACAGATGTTGCGCCCCAGTTGCCGGTACCCGTGCCGGGGTAATAGGCGGCAACCTGCGGATGTTTGTCGAGAATGCTGTGCACCAGCCGCCGCAGCGTGCCCGTGCCCTTGCCGTGAATGATACGCAGCTCAAATATGCCGGTTTGCAGACAGGCTTCGATATAATCGGGCACCAGGGCTTTCACATCTTTGGGCCGGAACAGGTGCAGATCGAGCACGCCGTCAATAGGCAGCTCGTGATCTTCGGGGAAATCGCTGTCGTCAAAGGGCTCTTCCATAGATGGTTACAGGCTTAAAGCAGATGGGGTTTGGGAACACATCCATCGAAAATAAATAAAATCGAACGCAATGACGCAGCTGCGATATCTTTATTCCGGCACTTCCAGCATTTTAAGGGCGGTATCGTAGGTGCAGAGGCCGCCAAGGTAGCAGCGGACCCAGTAGCGCACGCTTGCCCGGCGCTGTAATACTGCGGTATCGCGTGTTGAAAACTGACCGGTAAGCTCATTGTGAAACCCGATCAGATCGGCTTCGATGGCTTCGATGAGACGGTCGGGCAGGTCATGCCAGCCGAGCAGCTTAACGCATTCGAGGGCGCGCGCGTCAATGTCGTGCAGGTTTACGGGCTGAAGGCCTGGGAAAGCGTAGTTGAGTTTTAATGCGGTAGTCATGGGTAAATCTCCTGTGTTGTGTGTAGTGTTTATCAGAAGATACCGCAGATGTGTGACAGCATTATGTCACCCTGTTTTGACTTTTTTTATTTTTTTTTCGCTACACCTTCCGGCATGGGTAATTCGAATTTAACTGAGGTTCCTTTGTTAAGCTCCGAGCTGATCCACATTCTGCCGCCAAGTCCTTTCACCACTTTGTAGGCTTTGGTAAGCCCGAATCCGCCGCCCATGGTCCGGACTTTATCCTTCACATTGCTTGCGCGGTAACCGTACTGTACAACTTTATCAAGCTCATCTGCCGGAATGCCCATACCCGAATCCCGCACTACAGCCCGCAGGATTTCATTGCTCTGCATAATGCCGATATCAATCGTGCCGCCCGGCATCGTGTATTTGCGCGCGTTGGCGGCAAGGTCGCGAATGACATCTTTCACGGAAAGCGGCATGTAAAGATAAGGATCAAAAGCGCTGTCCACTTCAAAGCTGAGCAGATAATCCTGCCCTTCAGTTACGGCAGCAATGTTTTTTACGATACGGTAGCGGCCCCGGCTGTTTTTTTCCATCGCTCCAAAAAAGCGCGAAAAATCATAGTGAAACTGTGAAATTTGGAACTGAAGCCATTCATCGGGATTCTCCCATTTCCGGTAGATTTCAGCAAACCGAACCTTCATCACTTTGACGATATCTTCGATGGTTTCCGTATAAAACGCCAAATCATCATCATTCACGGAGCAACCTGCCTGAACAAGCGATTCCGGCAAACCCAGTAAGGCTTCCGCAAAGGCTTCGACTTCCTTCTCGGCCAAACCGGCCTGATCCTGTTGTTTTACCGCCTGCAGCAGCTTCTCCGTTCTGCGCATCATGTGCTGCAGCACTTCACAAGGTTCGGAACCGCCAAGCATATGCAGCTGCGCTTTTACTACCGAAACAAGATTAACGACCGAGTGCATGTCAATCTCGGCATCGTGTGATTTGCTGAGTTCTAAATCATAAACAATTTCCATATGCGTAGCGAATTGTGTCCCTGAGGTTTTGGCTGCAAGGGCAGTTGAACTGTGAGTAAATTTGAGGGAAATGAGAAAGTTATCCGGAATGCCTAAAAATTCTGTTCCGGGCATGTATGACCGATTTTATGGTTCAATTTACAAAATTAAGCGGCCTAATTCTCTTTGTATCTTCCTGCAGCCAGAACAAACTTCATCAATATTCAGAAATCCTTACCAATGGAATCCGCCAATCCGCCCTTCAGCTGTCCGCTGTGTCATGAATCGCAGCGGCTGTACCCGCAGCCGGGTCAGGATAAACGCCGGTATTACCACTGCCATAACTGTCGGCTTGTGACGGTACATCCGGCGGACCGCATCGGGCCGGAAGCGGAGCAGGAACGCTACCTGACCCACAAAAACGGTCCGCAGAATGAGGGACACGTGAAGTTTCTGATGAACGCCATCACACCCGCCCTGCCCTATTTAAAGGACGGCGCTTCGGGGCTCGACTATGGCTGCGGGCACGTGCCTACCCTGAGCGTTCTTATGCGGGAGCGCGGCTTCCAGTGCGCTGATTACGACCACTACTTTTTTCCAGAGCTGCCACCGGGGCCTTTCGACTTCATCTTTTCGACCGAAACCATCGAGCATTTCACCCATCCCGGTCCTGAGTTCGACCGCCTTTTTGGCTTGCTGAATCCCGGCGGCATCTTCACCGTCATGACGCTTTTCTGGAAAACCCCCGACGACTTCCTGCGCCATTTCTACTACCGCGATACCACGCACTTCGTATTCTACCATGCTGAAACCATGGCCTGGCTCGCGCAAACCTACAAGCTCGATCTTCTTTATAGCGATAATTTTCGGGTGATGGTCTTCCGGAAGCGAAATTAGCTCCGAAGCCTACTCCGGCCTGAGCAGGCTGAAATACACGATACCCAGCTTCCGGCTTTTTTCAACCCGAAACCCGTGATCGTTGAAGAGCTTGAGCGACTCGGTTTCTGACCAAAATGAAATACCACCCACTCCCGAAGCCTTCTGTGCGAGACTGCCGGCAAACGTATCCGCGCGAAGCAGGTGCATCATAAAGAGGCGGCCGTCATCTTTTATGACGCGTCGCATCTGATGGAGGGCTGCCGCAGGACTCCGAAACTCGTTAAGGCTTCCGCCACATACAAGCAGGTCCGCCGACTGCGCGTAAAACGGGAGGCGACTTACATCAGCTTTAAGGAGATAGAGGTCCGTGCCTGCCGCAAGTGCACGGTTCCGGGTTTCATCAAGCATGGGAGCCGAAAAGTCTATCGCAACCACCTGTGCATTGGGGCTGTGGGCTTTAATACTGCGCGCATAAAAGCCGGTCGAGCAGCCGAGATCAAGTACAAGCTCCCCCGCTTTGGGCTGAGCCCACTGCAGCAGCAGTTCGCGCTCGTCTTCGAAAGAAAAATCTTCCCCGGATAAAATCCCGATGGAGCGCTTTCGCCAGCTGTCTTCGTAAAACTGCGCGGTAGCCGTCAGAAAATTGCTTTGCTGCGCAGGCGTAATGCCGGAAGGCTTGCCGGGCAGGTATTCGATGATGTTATCGCGAATGCCAATGGTGTCACCTGTTGCGCAGCCCGCATCTCCGTTGAGCCGTTCTTGCAGCCGGGCCGCAGCGGCCGGAACGTGGTAAAAATGCCGTTCATCAAGCGGGTGTTTGAGTGTCAGGCCGTCGGTGTGTGAAGCGGGCTGTGTCATGGTGGCAGGGTGAGATTTTTCAGATTCGTGAGAGGGCAGCAGATTGGCACAATATACGCGCAAGCCCTGCCCCTGCCCAAATCCAAGGGCTGTTACGAATATCCGTGTTCTGTCTGCAAGTACAAATGACGAAAGCCCCGCTATCGCAGGCGGGTGCTGATGATCTCCTTCAGCTTTTCCTTGAAGGCACCCGGATAATCGAGATTGTCTTTGGTGTCGAAGAACGGATTCATTACCGTCAACCGAATCAGGACAAGCTCCTGCGTATCGTGCACGGCCTGCCAGTTTTGGGTGAAGTCGTCAATCAGGCGGTCGTAGGCCGGACGCTTCAGCGTGGTTTTGGAGACGTAAAACTCGTGGTTTTCATCCGGACTGAAGGCTTCGTACACTTTCAGGGTGCGGGCGTTGCTTACGCCGAGCGCTTCGTTTTCGCGGGCAATACAGAAAGTGATGATGTTGGTTTCTGCGTGCGGAAAAATCCGGATCTGCGGATGGGCCGTGCGAAGCAGCCCTTCGAGTTTGATCCGCGATTCAATGGTGCGCTCCAGGATACGTCCGTAGCCTTCGGCGTTGAGGCCGATGGTGCGCGCGGTGAGCCAGGTCGAAACGGCACCCGCGGCGGAGCGTGAACCTTCAATAGTCTGCGGACCCCGCTCGCTCACATTCACAAAGTTGATGTAGGGCGCGATGGATTTCCGGTAGAAGTACTCGCGGCGGTTGCGGCACAGGAACGCGCCTGAGGCATAAGGCACATAGCCCAGCTTGTGCGGATCTATCGTGACCGAGTTGGCCCTGCGGATGGCGCCCAAAGCAAGGCGCATGTTTTCGGACACGACTTCCGCTTCCATATCGAGGGAGCACAAAAATCCGCCGTAGGCCGCATCCACATGGTGCCAGATGTGCCAGCCGCGCTCTTCGCGGTATTCGTCGAGCATCGCCTGTACTTCGTGTATGGGATCCATCTCGCCCAGCTCGGTCGTGCCCGCAACGGAGACGACCATAAGCGGCGGACGCTGTCGCTGACGACAGTTTTCCAGGGTTTGGCGCAGCGCAGGAATGCACATGCGGCCCTGTTTGTCCGTTTGCACCCCTACAAAGGCTTCTTCACCCAGCCCCATGATATCGACCGCTTTGTTCCAGGAATAATGCTTGTTTTCCGGTACAAGCACGACCGGCCCGGCATAGTCCATATCAAAAACCTGATCGAGGTTGCGGTACACGTGCACCGGGTTGCCTTTCAGGATGTGGAAGGGATTCAGATCATCATCGTTGAGCTGATATTCGAAGCGGATGCGGTCATAGTTTTCCCAGCCCATGAGGCAGGAGTCGAACATGTTGAGGCGCTTGTCATTGTATCTGCGGCTGATGGCGCCCGCGGCCAGCCATTTCGCGAAGCGGTCGCG
This genomic stretch from Cyclonatronum proteinivorum harbors:
- a CDS encoding class I SAM-dependent methyltransferase; its protein translation is MESANPPFSCPLCHESQRLYPQPGQDKRRYYHCHNCRLVTVHPADRIGPEAEQERYLTHKNGPQNEGHVKFLMNAITPALPYLKDGASGLDYGCGHVPTLSVLMRERGFQCADYDHYFFPELPPGPFDFIFSTETIEHFTHPGPEFDRLFGLLNPGGIFTVMTLFWKTPDDFLRHFYYRDTTHFVFYHAETMAWLAQTYKLDLLYSDNFRVMVFRKRN
- a CDS encoding pyridoxal phosphate-dependent decarboxylase family protein produces the protein MTISPTEAAKSADTTSDSSSDLFCEPGDIALKSFFLGPQAENSPWVREILDDLFDAWFAWRKALYSSDGRAISERDMQTPDFMQRRETIRKQVGTLMRRLQNEVPSFSPRYIGHMVTEVSMPALIGHIVTLLYNPNNISGESSRVGILIEDEAVRDLLGMVGYSTETGSGHFTSGGTVANLEGALRARDRFAKWLAAGAISRRYNDKRLNMFDSCLMGWENYDRIRFEYQLNDDDLNPFHILKGNPVHVYRNLDQVFDMDYAGPVVLVPENKHYSWNKAVDIMGLGEEAFVGVQTDKQGRMCIPALRQTLENCRQRQRPPLMVVSVAGTTELGEMDPIHEVQAMLDEYREERGWHIWHHVDAAYGGFLCSLDMEAEVVSENMRLALGAIRRANSVTIDPHKLGYVPYASGAFLCRNRREYFYRKSIAPYINFVNVSERGPQTIEGSRSAAGAVSTWLTARTIGLNAEGYGRILERTIESRIKLEGLLRTAHPQIRIFPHAETNIITFCIARENEALGVSNARTLKVYEAFSPDENHEFYVSKTTLKRPAYDRLIDDFTQNWQAVHDTQELVLIRLTVMNPFFDTKDNLDYPGAFKEKLKEIISTRLR
- a CDS encoding ATP-binding protein, with the translated sequence MPGTEFLGIPDNFLISLKFTHSSTALAAKTSGTQFATHMEIVYDLELSKSHDAEIDMHSVVNLVSVVKAQLHMLGGSEPCEVLQHMMRRTEKLLQAVKQQDQAGLAEKEVEAFAEALLGLPESLVQAGCSVNDDDLAFYTETIEDIVKVMKVRFAEIYRKWENPDEWLQFQISQFHYDFSRFFGAMEKNSRGRYRIVKNIAAVTEGQDYLLSFEVDSAFDPYLYMPLSVKDVIRDLAANARKYTMPGGTIDIGIMQSNEILRAVVRDSGMGIPADELDKVVQYGYRASNVKDKVRTMGGGFGLTKAYKVVKGLGGRMWISSELNKGTSVKFELPMPEGVAKKK
- a CDS encoding Smr/MutS family protein, yielding MEEPFDDSDFPEDHELPIDGVLDLHLFRPKDVKALVPDYIEACLQTGIFELRIIHGKGTGTLRRLVHSILDKHPQVAAYYPGTGTGNWGATSVDLKKSAE
- a CDS encoding class I SAM-dependent methyltransferase; this translates as MTQPASHTDGLTLKHPLDERHFYHVPAAAARLQERLNGDAGCATGDTIGIRDNIIEYLPGKPSGITPAQQSNFLTATAQFYEDSWRKRSIGILSGEDFSFEDERELLLQWAQPKAGELVLDLGCSTGFYARSIKAHSPNAQVVAIDFSAPMLDETRNRALAAGTDLYLLKADVSRLPFYAQSADLLVCGGSLNEFRSPAAALHQMRRVIKDDGRLFMMHLLRADTFAGSLAQKASGVGGISFWSETESLKLFNDHGFRVEKSRKLGIVYFSLLRPE